From Coccinella septempunctata chromosome 4, icCocSept1.1, whole genome shotgun sequence, a single genomic window includes:
- the LOC123310716 gene encoding oxysterol-binding protein 2-like, which translates to MESDEIGKPLEQTTSSIHSLIRKITPSPCTSQRSSTSSRRERIPDKPRSGSLSLWGFLKNCIGKDLSQISQPINFSEPLSLLQRLTEELEYSELLDKAASCSCPYEQLAYLAVFIVAGYSGCTRITKPFNPLLGETFEFDRTADLGWRVISEQISHHPPVAAHHCEGKGWILWQEFTFETRFTGNDIQVTPCGEANVEFQEGNCFKWNKIITTVHNFLIGSSWVDHQGVVEVIGKNNTEGIICNLDFIPYGGSSLRRIIKSEMRRVKGQVSDANGVTKWKIEGNCDEEVRITAVLSEEKETMILDEPRIAWKSNVLPEGSENYYSFSKFACQLNEPEDGVAPTDSRLRPDQRFMEEGKWDEANQEKTRLEEKQRRVIRERLELEDEEMKYYHPIWFHPFLKEDGSRIHKFNGNYWKSKEQQDWSKCPDIF; encoded by the exons ATGGAAAG TGACGAAATCGGAAAACCCTTAGAGCAAACCACAAGTTCCATCCATAGTCTGATCCGAAAGATTACACCATCACCGTGTACAAGCCAAAGGAGTAGCACTTCCTCGCGTCGAGAAAGGATACCAGACAAACCTAGATCTGGTAGTTTGAGCCTATGGGGATTCCTGAAAAACTGCATAGGCAAAGATCTGTCGCAAATTTCTCAACCGATAAATTTCAGCGAGCCCTTGTCGCTGCTCCAAAGGTTAACGGAAGAGTTGGAATACTCTGAACTTCTGGATAAAGCTGCAAG TTGTTCATGTCCATACGAACAGCTCGCTTATCTAGCTGTGTTCATCGTTGCGGGATACTCTGGTTGTACCAGGATAACCAAACCTTTCAACCCACTCCTTGGGGAAACGTTCGAGTTTGATCGAACTGCTGATCTTGGATGGAGGGTTATATCTGAACAG ATTTCGCATCATCCGCCTGTTGCTGCGCACCATTGCGAGGGTAAGGGTTGGATTTTATGGCAGGAATTCACATTCGAGACAAGGTTCACCGGAAACGATATACAG GTCACCCCTTGTGGCGAGGCTAACGTAGAATTCCAGGAAGGAAATTGTTTCAAGTGGAACAAGATTATAACGACTGTTCATAATTTCCTCATAGGAAGTTCATGGGTGGATCACCAAG GTGTTGTGGAGGTAATCGGTAAGAATAATACCGAAGGCATCATCTGCAATTTAGACTTCATCCCATATGGTGGTAGTTCCTTGAGGAGAATCATCAAGAGCGAAATGAGAAGAGTTAAAGGGCAAGTTTCCGATGCTAACGGTGTCACCAAATGGAAAATTGAAG GGAATTGCGACGAAGAAGTTAGGATAACGGCTGTTTTATCCGAAGAAAAGGAAACGATGATATTGGATGAACCAAGGATTGCTTGGAAGTCCAACGTACTTCCAGAAGGTTCAGAGAATTACTACAG TTTCAGTAAGTTCGCGTGCCAGTTGAACGAGCCTGAAGATGGGGTGGCCCCTACAGATTCCCGACTGAGACCAGATCAGAGGTTCATGGAGGAGGGTAAATGGGATGAGGCCAACCAGGAGAAGACCAGGCTGGAGGAAAAACAGAGAAGAGTCATCAGGGAGAGATTGGAGCTTGAAG ATGAGGAAATGAAGTATTATCACCCCATCTGGTTCCACCCTTTTCTCAAAGAAGATGGAAGTCGCATCCACAAGTTCAACGGAAATTATTGGAAGAGCAAGGAGCAGCAAGATTGGTCCAAATGTCCGGACATCTTTTAG